The genomic segment GTACGTCTCCGTCGGCAGACGCCAGGTATCGAGCGTGAAGATGCGCGCGCGCGGTTGTAACCGCCAGAGCATATCAATGAGCACGACATCCTCAGCTCCGAAACTCGCGGCCAGGGCGATCCGTGGATGGAAACGCTCGAGCGCCCATTCCAAGAGCGCCTCGGCCGACTTCTCAGCGAATTCCTCATTGAGGCGAGCGATCTCCTCCGGAGATAATTCGCGCGCCCCTCGAACACCGGCGGACGGAGAGAACTCGATCTTCTGATGAACGGGCGATTCACTCATGCGGCCTCACCTCCTCATGATGTTTCTTCCATGCCAGGGTCTCTGTGCGCCCAACGCTCGACGAGTGCGCGGGCGTGCTCTTCAGCGGCGGCTTGTTCTCCGGCGCGCAGCAGCTCCAACGTCTGTGCCTCGATGAGGCAGCGAAAAACCTCCGCTCGCTGCTTCGGATCGGGAATGCGCTCGCGCACAAACGGACGCATTCGACCGAGGAGCTGCGCCAAAGCGCCATATTCTGAACCGATGATCGAAGCGATTTTCTGCTTGAGATGAACAGCCAGAGCCGGGCTCTTCCCACTCGTCGAAATGGCAATCGCGATATCCCCGCGTCGGACAACGGCAGGAGCGAGGAATGAGCACAGCGCCGGAGCATCGGCGACATTGCAGAAGAGCCGACGACGAGCGGCCGCTTCGGCGATCC from the Blastocatellia bacterium genome contains:
- a CDS encoding bifunctional precorrin-2 dehydrogenase/sirohydrochlorin ferrochelatase, which produces MTYYPVFLDLRDREVVVIGGGTIAERKVRELLDAGARVRVIGQTLTPALEALVESGQIAFRCGEFEEADLEEAWLVLSTTDDAAVNRRIAEAAARRRLFCNVADAPALCSFLAPAVVRRGDIAIAISTSGKSPALAVHLKQKIASIIGSEYGALAQLLGRMRPFVRERIPDPKQRAEVFRCLIEAQTLELLRAGEQAAAEEHARALVERWAHRDPGMEETS